The sequence ctcttctcagacgaactcctttgcacattttcattctaagacagtctagtttcttctttgtcaaGTTAAGATCTTTTCCAATAATCATCATGATAGAactcaaataacttttagacttgcatTTTCTAATACACTTAAACaagtagagattagaaaaactGGATGTATTTGGAAATAAAGATCTTTTTAAGCTAGTTGTCGTCATAACAAACAGGgatcaatggatcacacaacaaatattaaccctaatcagagtgtgcctgttttaataccacttgataggccaagaatgtattgacccattgtgataaattaatcaattaattaactaagttaattaattaattcaattagcacgcaataagcatggtagcacaaacaaatcaccaactaagttaaaatgcagcggaaaataaattgacacgatgatttgtttacgaattgGGAAAACCTATATAGCAAAAACCTCACCGAGTGATTTTTAAAGTCActactcccgagaattcactattatcacaacaagtggttacaagtaaaggaatcctagtatcttataccaacctcgatagataccctttCTGTCAAGCATCGAGCTGAAACAGtttttttaaacctcgatagatactagttgTCCAGTTTTAAAattcagcacttcttcacttgatttttggacagacttgcatggttttaacacttgaacttgaaaccttatttcttgaagtattaaacacatcctagatctacccaaatacaagtaaagtgcgttttgtcaaaggattaaccaattctatattgacatatgttcctaacataattcacatatgtcctaacaatatcAATGTGAACTCTGGCAATTTCTGCCatcaaaattgtgaaaaaaagaTGTATAGAtagtatctaaaaaaaaaacatttgctTTTCATTATGTTGTCTATTTTGGTTATGATATAGCATTCTTTGTGCCATCTGATCAtattatcccataaaaaaataatgaataatttaTAGAAGGCAAAAACTTGTTGCACACATGTTAATGCACAAACCTTTATACACATACAAAAAAGCAACTGAAATAATTATGCATTAGAGATTCGATATATGTATATGACACATATGTTACAAGAGAGAGGATGTATATATCATGTGCATGAGATatctcttcctcctcctctaGGTCTTAGGGAAACGACATTGGGGTCACGAGGACCAGACCTATAGCGATTGAGTTCAACCTCTAGGCTCTCATGTAAAGATgaaagataaatgaaaaaacaaaagaagtacaaaagattgagattctaaccaaaagaaaaagagaaagggaaacATCGAGAATGAATCATATTACAAGTCACGGTTTAGGGCTTTATCTAGTCTAATAAAGAGAAAAGGAGATTAGAAATTTGAAGCCTTTATTCTTAACATTAAGTTTAGGGACACAAATTCTCACAATTTCTTCACAATTATTGATGTGGCATATTGTGATTGGAGCATAATAAAAGTGGCATAATAATAATGTTGTGAAACAAAAAGTTGTGTCCTTAACAATGCTCTCTTCttaaaatttcataaacaaTGAACTTTACAAAATTAGCTCTTCCCAAAGGATTGGATATTATTGGAATTAAGGCCACTTTTGATTGAAAATGCTAGTTtttagagattaaattctacAAAGATTTCCTATAAAGCATATGTTTAACCCTCTAGATGTCCTTAATTTAAGGATCTAATTCTAATTTTGCCTATTGGAATAGGTTAAGCCTACTGCACTTTTTTTTAACTGCGCCACAAATATGAAACCATGATTTTCCTATTCTATGTATTTCTTTCTTAGTTTTTGTTCTACAATACTAACTATCTAATCTCATAGAATTCTCAACTGCTCCTACTTCACAAAATCGGTTGCACCAACTTCATTGAGTTCATATAAAGCTCCCCTAATATATGCACATTCACCACATTTGCTCTGGAATTCATAGCAATGAAGACCTTCACGACCCACAAATTTCTCaccattttctctcttctcatcttcctcttttcctCTTTGCTTCCTTCTCAATCTTTGTCCCCTGCAGGTACAATTCTAAGAACCACAAAACAACAAGTCCTAGCCAGCCTCCAACCGAGTCATGAAACCACACCAACATCTAGCTCATCCCAGCTTTTCCTCACTTCCCCTTCAGGACAATATGCGGCCTATCTCCTAAGAGAAACATCCAATGGTGCTGGAGGCTTTGGAAGTGAATTTTGTTACATCCGAGTCCAAGAAAGCAGTGTGATTATTTGGGTATCCAAATGTGCTTCTATAAGCAACATTAACACATGCAGCCTAGTTTTTTCAGATGTGGGACTTGAAATATTTGATGGGAGTCGATCTGCATGGGACACAAAGGCCAATGGGAAGCTTTTGAAGACATTGAATTTGCTTGATTCTGGGGACATGCAGATAAGAGACAAAGATGGGAAGCTTGTGTGGAAGGCAAGTGATAATCCTATTATTAATCAAAACTGCGGGTCCCAGCCTTCATCAAGCTTTAATCAGCCATTTTCTTCTACCAATCAGCCTTTATCAGGGTTTAACCAGCCATTTTCTTCTACCAATCAGCCTTTATCAGGGTTTAATCAGccattttcttctcaaaatcagCCTTTTGGGACTAATAACCAGCAAGGTTTAGTGGGCAACACACCTTTTGGTAATGGGGTTTCAAGAAAAAAACCATTCATGGGAGGAGTTGTTTTAGCTTCTCTGATAATTACGTTTGGTTTTATTGTTTAGT is a genomic window of Quercus lobata isolate SW786 chromosome 2, ValleyOak3.0 Primary Assembly, whole genome shotgun sequence containing:
- the LOC115959353 gene encoding uncharacterized protein LOC115959353: MKTFTTHKFLTIFSLLIFLFSSLLPSQSLSPAGTILRTTKQQVLASLQPSHETTPTSSSSQLFLTSPSGQYAAYLLRETSNGAGGFGSEFCYIRVQESSVIIWVSKCASISNINTCSLVFSDVGLEIFDGSRSAWDTKANGKLLKTLNLLDSGDMQIRDKDGKLVWKASDNPIINQNCGSQPSSSFNQPFSSTNQPLSGFNQPFSSTNQPLSGFNQPFSSQNQPFGTNNQQGLVGNTPFGNGVSRKKPFMGGVVLASLIITFGFIV